The region GATGCCCTTGAACCGTACAAAGTCAGGCTGTAAACGTCCTGTCCTTTGTGGTCTGTTCCGAGCGGATGGACCAGTCCAGTGAACGGTGACTTCTTCAGGGATGGCGGTAGCGGGTTCGTCCAGTTCTCGTCCCGGAGCGTGGCCTCATGGTTCTCTAGTCTATCCGGATGTGGAACCGTTGAGAGAAGCGGTGCGAAGATTGCCATCATCACAAACGCCACAAGGACGATGAGGCCGCTGAACCCGAGCCTGTTAGCCCGAAATATCTTCCAGGTCTTCTTAAAGGTCTTCCACTGAAGCCTCGCCTTGTCGACGTCCATCTTCGTAATGATCCCCGCGCCCTTCCTCCACTTGTTGTAGATGAGATACGCGATGATCACGGCTACTGGAAGCTCGATGAAAATGGATATCCAATGCTTCGCGAAGAAGCTGGGCGCCTTGATCACATTCACAACGACAATCGCGCTGTTCGAGAAGCCAAGTTCGTCAACGACCGTTAGAGTGATGACGTATATGCCCGGCTTTGAGAACGTGAAGTTCGGGTTGACCCCCGTAAGCTCTCTCTCAGCACCTTGGTATGTGAAGTTCCAGGTGTAGCTCACAATGGCCACATTGTCCCAGGATCTACTGCCGTCCAGAGTGATCGTGGTGGCATCGGTCCCCTCAGCGACGTGCCTGTATGGGCCCGCGTCGACGTACGGAACCACTTTGTACATCACTGCGTCCTCGGACCACAGGCCGCCCAAGCCTGTCGCGTTGAGGGTAATGTTGTAGAAGCCAACTGCGGTGAAAACATACTTCGAGGTGTTGCGGTCGCTGGTCTTGTCAACTAGTGTGCCGTTGTCTATGAATTTCCAGTTGAAGGTCAACAATGTCCCGCTTGATAGCGAGCCGTTGAGTTCCACAGACACCGAGATAGGCACGGTTCGGTCCGGTCCCGCGTTCGCCACGGGGTCCCCCGGAGCGGCGAGTGTGCGAGCGTTCGGAGTGGGTTGACCAGATGTCGCAGTGGTTGCCAAAGGCCCGATCAAGCCAATCAGGGTGAGTGAAAGAACCGTCGAAATCACAATGATTGCAAGGGGACTGGCTGATGCGCGACCAGCGGTCCTGAATACGTGCTTCCTGAGTCGCCTTTGCATGTAGTTTGCCGTCACTAGGTCAACTCCTAAATCGTGACCCTCGGGTCAAGGTACATGTAGATCACATCCGCGATCAAGTTCGCAAACAAGACCGCGACTGCCATGATCAGGAAAAGCGCCTGGAGCACGGGGAAGTCCCGTTGGTTCACAGCATCCCAGGTCAGCATGCCGACGCCGTCGTAGGAGAATACGATCTCGACCATTATGTCGCCTCCCAGGACCCAGCCGACGCTGATGGCCGCGACAGTCACCACTGGCAGCATCGCGTTCCTCATCGCGTGGTCGTGCAGGATCTGCTTGTTCGAGAGCCCCTTCGCCCTTGCGGTGACGATATAGTCCTCTGTGAGGACATCAGTGAGGGAGTTCCTCATGATCAGGGCGAACTCCGCCATGACCTCTATTGTAAATGCAGCAACAGGAAGAACTAGGTGATATCCGCGACTGATGATCTTCTCTATGATGGTCATGTCCTCATATCGGGGGGGATGATCGACGAATGGCAGCTTGCCGTACGCCCCGTTCAACGGGAACAATTGGAGCTCGCCCGCGAAGAGCATCAACATGATCAACGCAAACAGGAACGTGGGCATCGAGTAGAAGGTGAGAGCGAAAGCCATCCCCACGGTGTCAGCAGGTTTCCCGCGTCTCCACGCGGCGAATTTCCCCAGCATGACGCCCAGATAGATAGCCAGGGCCGTGCCTATGCCCACAAGCAGCACGGTATTGAATATGGGTTCTGGCAAGCCATCGCTTATGTTTGCCCCTTTCCAAACTGAAGCGCTCGGTCCGAAGTCGAGCGTGAAGACCTGTACAACGTAGTAGTAGAACTGCTGAGGATACGGGTCGTTCAGGTGGAACTTGTCTCTGATCAGGTTCTTGAGGTCCTCGTCTCCGCTCTTTGGAAGTAAGACAGCAGCCGGGTCTCCGGGCATGACCCGGAAAAGGAAGAAGTTGAAAAGCAAGATGGCGACTAGTGTTATGGCCAGGTAGATGAGTTTTCTTGTAACGAATGACCTCATGTCCATTCTAGAACCTCCTGCCTCATCATCCGCGCCCCATCAGACTGTGCTTGTTACCGCGCTCCACTGGTGTTCTATCTACCGTCCCGTATTTGCATGCTCCCATCGCACGCACGGGTCGGGTTCAATGGGAAAGATATTTGGGTGGCCCGTTTCCGGGCCAATAGGTTATGGATCAGTCTCCGAGCGGGCTCGATTCTTCCTTTATCGAACCTTCTTTCTTCTTGCCCCTCATCCTGAGGATCACAACAGCTGCCACGACCACTGCTATGCCTGCTGCAGCTCCCCCAATCAGCAACCAGTTGGGGGGAGTAGATTCCTGGTAGATTGGGACGAGATCGAAGTACAACGGATTGCCCATCCAGAAGTTGTCGACGCTCCGTCCAGGGTCGGCAGCCCAGTCGCCCCAGCCAGAGAATGTGTCGTCTCTCCAGGCATATGTCTGGTACGGGTAGGCAAGGATGATGTACGCAGCATCCAGGTAGTTCACCCTCTGGCAGTTGTCGACGAACACCTTTCTCTGGTCCTTGTCGAGAGTGTTCACAGATTTGGTGTAATTCTCCTCATAGGATTCGTTCAAGTACATGTTGTCGCTCCACCCGTTCCAAGCCGCCTTCGACTGCACGAACAGCTGATAGTTCGGGTCGATGTCCGCGCTCCAGTACCATATCATCGTGTCATACGAATAACCATAGACCATCGTACCCAGCGTGGCCTCGTCGACGATCAGGTAGTTGATGTCAATGCCGACCTTAGCCCATTGGCTTTCGAGGTACATTGCTATGTCCTTCTCCTCTGGGTACTCTCTTCTCAGCAACATCTGGTACTGCAAAGGCGTGCTCTCGGTGACGAGACGCTCCCTAACAGCGTAGCTTGTTGAAGTGCACTCTCTTGTGCCGTCACCGTTGACATCGCGATACCCAGCGTTCTCGAGCAACGCATTCGCCGCTGCAATGTCGAAGGAGAACTTCTCGGTGGCATTCGGTTCGTAGTGCCAGAACGTGTTGACCGGCGGGATGAGCGTGGTCCCCTCCTTGGCCAAGCCGAGGTAGTAGTTCTCGACGATGTACGACTTATTTGTTGCCATCGCCATCGCCTTCCTGATCGTGTGGTCGAGCCTCGACGGGTTCGGACCAGCTTGGTTCATGTTTATCCCAATCTCGGTCCAGTATTGCGTGATCTTGGGTCCATCGAAGGTCGTCACGTTTCCGATGCTTCCCGACGCGACTTTGTCCTTGATTGCCCTGTATGCCTGCGGTGGGAACGCAGCGACATCAAGCTGGTTGTTCTGCAACGCATAGGACATGGCCGTCGAGTCGTCGAAGAAGTACATGGTGAGCTTGTCGAACTTGATCTCGGGCGCGCCGGGCTTGTCTATCTTCCAGTGGTACCTCGGATTCTTCAGGAGTGTTATGTGGTCACCAGACAGCCACTCATCACGTATGTTCGGGTTGGACATGAACGGTCCAGTGCCGACTATTGGCATGTCAGTGCCTCCGAACACGCCGGACCAGTTGAATCCAATGTAGAACGCGTTCTGGTCCTGAAGCATGTGCTTTGGCAGCATCGGAATCGAAACCAGGTACGCGTACGAAGCTGGCATCAGGGTTCCGGTCAACCTATCGTAGAAGTAAATTCTCACTGTGGACTCGTCGACCTTCACGGCATCCTTCATGAAATAGGAGTACGGCTGGAAGGCCCACATCGCCTCGTAATTGTCCGCGTTGAGCTTGATGTTCCAAACGACGTCGTCCGCGGTGAAAGGCTCCCCGTCGGTCCATTGAGCATTGGTCGTGAGGTTGTATTGCCAGACAGAACCATATGGTGCTCCAGTATTCTGCATCTCTGGATCTGTCGTTGGTACCGCCCAGATGCCAGTCGCCAGGTCAGGCGTCGGGTTCATCTGGTTGTCGATGACATTCATCCCATCATAGACAAGGCCGTAGAAGACGTAAGCCGCGTCGTTGAGCCCGATGTACGGGTTCAGGCTGTCAACCTTCTGCATGAATCCGATCCTGAGCTCAGTCTCGAGAGCGGCTTCCACCGTTCCTGTTCCTACTACACCCATGAGACCAGCGATAGGTACCGACAATAAGGTCACGCTAAACACAACTGCACACACAGAGAGAAATCCTAGAACTCCCTTACGCAAGTTTACTTCCCCCACACCCGGCTCTTGTTTGGTCCCGTAAGCCCTCGGCCTATCGAGCTGACCCCCGGCCAACCCGCAAGGTCTTGAGATCCGATTTCCGCCTGCTGGATATCCATCGTTTCTGCGGAAACTGGCAGGACTAGACACCGAATGAAGCCAAGGTATATGAACATTGCTACATTGAGCATCTGGTTGCGATTTCTTTCAAGGAACGCCCTTTAGAATGAAACGAAATTTGAAAAATGCGCACCGTCTTCTTCATCGGGCAGTCATTTGCCGAGATAGGATTCGCTAATGCTCTACCGCTTCGAAGCGACACTGTTCTCAGCAATACCCAAGGGAACGCTCCATATGGGACGTCCAACAAATGACGTAGGGATAATGCAGGGGTCGACGGCCTATCAAACGCAGAGTTCCGAAGCCACGCCTTGCGCACAGCGCCACCGACATGATCCCGCTTCTCGTCAAATTTCGCGGTGCACAAGTGTGTCCTTCTCATTGCACATGATCGGACATCAGAATCTGGTAGAATGACAGGAAATGCGCATCCGGATTCGTCTATCTAGCTCGTTGTTTCTTGAGCCATCATCAATAGGGGGCCGCAATGTCCGAAGAGATGAGTCCTGGTGTACACGCTCCACGCTCCTACTGTAACCTCCTACCAAGAGGCATGGCTATGCGCTCTGACGCCGTTACCCTCTGCGTCTGCCGAGCATTCGCTTCGTGCGGCTCCATGCTGCACGACCTAGCGATCTGGCTGCCAACCGCTTGAGGGCAATCGCCTTGTTCGGACAGAGTTCCTGGCAGCAGTAGCATCT is a window of Candidatus Thermoplasmatota archaeon DNA encoding:
- a CDS encoding ABC transporter permease subunit — protein: MANAGPDRTVPISVSVELNGSLSSGTLLTFNWKFIDNGTLVDKTSDRNTSKYVFTAVGFYNITLNATGLGGLWSEDAVMYKVVPYVDAGPYRHVAEGTDATTITLDGSRSWDNVAIVSYTWNFTYQGAERELTGVNPNFTFSKPGIYVITLTVVDELGFSNSAIVVVNVIKAPSFFAKHWISIFIELPVAVIIAYLIYNKWRKGAGIITKMDVDKARLQWKTFKKTWKIFRANRLGFSGLIVLVAFVMMAIFAPLLSTVPHPDRLENHEATLRDENWTNPLPPSLKKSPFTGLVHPLGTDHKGQDVYSLTLYGSRASLEVGLLATMISVVLGASVGLAAGYFGRVTDEVLMRVTDFFLVLPWFPLMIVMMAILGQKFIWVIIVIGITSWPSTARVVRSQVLTVKERQFIVRAKCIGASDSHIIKTHIMPNVLPLIFANTVLLIAIAIFSEAFLDFFGLGDPTVISWGGMLESAYEQNAFLLGAWWWIAAPGIAIVTMVLAFSMVGYAIDDVMNPKLRKR
- a CDS encoding ABC transporter permease; translation: MDMRSFVTRKLIYLAITLVAILLFNFFLFRVMPGDPAAVLLPKSGDEDLKNLIRDKFHLNDPYPQQFYYYVVQVFTLDFGPSASVWKGANISDGLPEPIFNTVLLVGIGTALAIYLGVMLGKFAAWRRGKPADTVGMAFALTFYSMPTFLFALIMLMLFAGELQLFPLNGAYGKLPFVDHPPRYEDMTIIEKIISRGYHLVLPVAAFTIEVMAEFALIMRNSLTDVLTEDYIVTARAKGLSNKQILHDHAMRNAMLPVVTVAAISVGWVLGGDIMVEIVFSYDGVGMLTWDAVNQRDFPVLQALFLIMAVAVLFANLIADVIYMYLDPRVTI
- a CDS encoding ABC transporter substrate-binding protein — protein: MEAALETELRIGFMQKVDSLNPYIGLNDAAYVFYGLVYDGMNVIDNQMNPTPDLATGIWAVPTTDPEMQNTGAPYGSVWQYNLTTNAQWTDGEPFTADDVVWNIKLNADNYEAMWAFQPYSYFMKDAVKVDESTVRIYFYDRLTGTLMPASYAYLVSIPMLPKHMLQDQNAFYIGFNWSGVFGGTDMPIVGTGPFMSNPNIRDEWLSGDHITLLKNPRYHWKIDKPGAPEIKFDKLTMYFFDDSTAMSYALQNNQLDVAAFPPQAYRAIKDKVASGSIGNVTTFDGPKITQYWTEIGINMNQAGPNPSRLDHTIRKAMAMATNKSYIVENYYLGLAKEGTTLIPPVNTFWHYEPNATEKFSFDIAAANALLENAGYRDVNGDGTRECTSTSYAVRERLVTESTPLQYQMLLRREYPEEKDIAMYLESQWAKVGIDINYLIVDEATLGTMVYGYSYDTMIWYWSADIDPNYQLFVQSKAAWNGWSDNMYLNESYEENYTKSVNTLDKDQRKVFVDNCQRVNYLDAAYIILAYPYQTYAWRDDTFSGWGDWAADPGRSVDNFWMGNPLYFDLVPIYQESTPPNWLLIGGAAAGIAVVVAAVVILRMRGKKKEGSIKEESSPLGD